The Candidatus Limnocylindrales bacterium genome has a segment encoding these proteins:
- a CDS encoding PAS domain S-box protein, translating into MPAGSQTWPRRIAATAALYAVCAGLLTLIGWAAEIQRLTAWKNDGISMFPNTAFCGVAIGLALLAIHWRREPGVLVSRVLSALVVTVGLLTLVEHLTDLNFGIDTLLFDRPWGQSAAAAPMRMGPPASFSFALLGLAMLLLPLRSKSRSAAVVLGIAAASIAMLSLIGHLYGATQMFMLPHLTGIAMQTASVIFALGLGVVASIPEREPMRTILEDSAAGILARRSLPVVVVLALSLGWIRVRLQHHGIVDTAFGTALRTLVEIVLLTGLLWRALSMIRVHETALHESENEVRRQAGQLGGFLETAAIALHRVAEDGTILWANDAELKMLGYTREEYFGHNIVDFHADRAAIEGMMNRLRAGERLLAQPAQMICRDGSIKHVLIDSSVLRDEGRFLHTQCFTRDVTDQRRNEEARALLASIVRASDDAIVSKTLDGIITSWNRGAERMFGYSEAEAVGRSVEMLIPPEGIAAERAILARLRRGEGIEHYETVRLTKTGKRIDISLTVSPIRDVAGNPVAASSSSRNISDRKQAEAEREEASRRKDEFIAILAHELRNPLAPVRNAAYFLKSIPNPEIQRPVEMIERQVAQMSRLIDDLLDVSRISRGVLELRKERVACGEIVDAAVEACREELQAKKHKLQIDVPSPSLTFEADRERLVQVLSNLLGNAAKYTPPGGNLRLTVGTSRGMFEMSVKDDGIGIPPEKLSQIFELFVRVDQSLERQGGLGIGLTLARQIVELHGGTIEARSRGVGRGSEFIVRLPIVAAVPASVASHEGNGSMRVIPRRVLIADDNQDAAESLAMLLQFEGHDVHTAFDGEAALRSAERLLPDVALIDIGMPKANGYEVAQRIREESWGSRIYLVALTGWGQEADRQRAKDAGFDLHMLKPVSPEAIEELLTTLPDT; encoded by the coding sequence GTCAGACCTGGCCTCGCCGCATCGCGGCGACGGCCGCCCTTTACGCAGTTTGCGCCGGACTCCTCACGCTCATCGGTTGGGCCGCCGAAATTCAGCGGCTGACGGCCTGGAAGAACGACGGGATCTCCATGTTCCCGAATACCGCGTTCTGCGGCGTAGCCATCGGGCTCGCGCTGCTCGCGATACACTGGCGGCGGGAACCGGGCGTCCTCGTGTCTCGCGTGCTGTCCGCGCTCGTCGTCACCGTCGGCCTGCTCACGCTGGTCGAGCACCTCACCGACCTGAATTTCGGCATCGACACGCTGCTGTTCGACCGGCCATGGGGACAGTCCGCGGCCGCTGCTCCGATGCGCATGGGACCGCCGGCATCGTTTTCGTTCGCGCTGCTCGGCCTGGCCATGCTGTTGCTGCCGTTGCGATCGAAGTCACGCAGCGCGGCCGTCGTGCTCGGCATTGCCGCGGCATCGATCGCCATGCTCTCTCTGATCGGCCACCTCTACGGCGCGACGCAGATGTTCATGCTGCCGCACCTGACGGGTATCGCGATGCAGACGGCGTCGGTGATCTTCGCGCTCGGCCTCGGCGTGGTGGCGAGCATCCCCGAACGCGAGCCGATGCGGACGATTCTCGAGGACAGCGCAGCAGGCATTCTCGCAAGACGGTCGCTGCCGGTGGTGGTCGTGCTGGCGCTGTCGCTCGGATGGATTCGGGTCCGGCTGCAGCACCATGGCATCGTCGATACCGCGTTCGGGACTGCTCTTCGTACGCTCGTCGAAATCGTCCTCCTCACCGGGCTGTTGTGGCGCGCGCTCTCGATGATCCGCGTCCATGAGACGGCGCTGCACGAGAGCGAGAACGAGGTGCGCCGACAGGCCGGTCAGCTCGGAGGATTCCTCGAAACCGCGGCGATCGCGCTGCATCGCGTCGCCGAAGACGGAACGATCCTTTGGGCGAACGATGCCGAGCTGAAAATGCTCGGTTACACGCGTGAAGAGTATTTCGGCCATAACATCGTCGATTTCCACGCGGACCGCGCCGCCATCGAAGGCATGATGAACCGCCTGCGGGCCGGAGAACGCCTCCTCGCGCAGCCGGCGCAGATGATCTGCAGGGACGGCTCGATCAAGCACGTCCTGATCGACTCGAGCGTGCTGCGCGACGAGGGGCGTTTCCTTCACACGCAATGCTTTACGCGCGATGTCACCGACCAGCGGCGAAATGAGGAGGCCCGCGCGCTGCTCGCGTCGATCGTCCGAGCCTCCGACGACGCCATCGTCAGTAAGACCCTCGATGGCATCATCACCAGCTGGAACCGCGGCGCGGAGCGCATGTTCGGATATTCGGAAGCGGAGGCAGTCGGCCGGTCGGTCGAGATGCTGATTCCGCCGGAGGGGATCGCCGCGGAACGCGCCATTCTGGCGCGGCTCCGCCGCGGCGAAGGCATCGAGCACTACGAGACCGTGCGGCTTACGAAAACCGGAAAACGCATCGACATCTCGCTTACGGTCTCGCCGATTCGTGACGTGGCCGGCAACCCGGTCGCTGCTTCGTCGAGCTCGCGCAACATCTCGGACCGCAAGCAGGCCGAAGCCGAGCGCGAGGAAGCCAGCCGCCGCAAGGACGAATTCATCGCGATCCTCGCGCACGAGCTGCGCAACCCGCTCGCTCCCGTCCGCAACGCAGCTTACTTCCTCAAGAGCATTCCGAATCCCGAGATCCAGCGACCGGTCGAAATGATCGAAAGGCAGGTTGCGCAGATGTCGCGACTGATCGACGACCTGCTCGACGTCTCGCGCATCTCGCGCGGCGTGCTCGAGCTTCGCAAGGAGCGGGTCGCCTGCGGAGAGATCGTCGACGCCGCGGTCGAGGCCTGCCGCGAGGAGCTCCAGGCCAAGAAGCACAAGCTGCAGATCGACGTTCCGAGCCCGTCGCTCACGTTCGAAGCCGACCGCGAGCGGCTCGTCCAGGTGCTGTCGAATCTTCTCGGCAATGCCGCAAAGTACACTCCGCCCGGCGGAAACCTCCGGCTGACCGTCGGCACGTCACGCGGCATGTTCGAGATGTCGGTCAAGGACGACGGCATCGGAATCCCGCCCGAGAAACTGTCGCAGATCTTCGAGCTGTTCGTACGGGTCGACCAGTCGCTCGAACGCCAGGGTGGGCTCGGCATTGGCCTTACGCTCGCCCGCCAGATCGTCGAGCTGCACGGCGGAACGATCGAAGCGCGCAGCCGCGGCGTCGGTCGCGGCAGCGAGTTCATCGTGCGACTCCCGATCGTGGCAGCCGTACCGGCGTCGGTCGCTTCGCACGAGGGCAACGGCTCGATGCGTGTGATTCCGCGCCGCGTGCTGATCGCCGACGACAACCAGGACGCGGCCGAGAGCCTCGCAATGCTGCTCCAGTTCGAAGGACACGACGTGCACACGGCGTTCGACGGCGAAGCGGCGCTGCGGTCGGCCGAGCGGCTGCTGCCGGACGTCGCGCTGATCGACATCGGCATGCCCAAGGCCAACGGCTACGAAGTCGCCCAGCGCATCCGCGAGGAGTCGTGGGGCAGCAGGATCTATCTGGTGGCGCTCACCGGCTGGGGCCAGGAAGCCGATCGCCAG